A DNA window from Jaculus jaculus isolate mJacJac1 chromosome 1, mJacJac1.mat.Y.cur, whole genome shotgun sequence contains the following coding sequences:
- the LOC101612220 gene encoding olfactory receptor 5D18, whose translation MLLSDRNKSEATFILLGFSDYPELQGPFFMIFLIIYTITVVGNIGMIFIIKINPKLHTPMYFFLSHLSFVDFCYSSIVAPKMLMNLVVKDRSTSFVGCLIQFFFFCTFVVTESFLLGVMAYDRFVAICNPLLYTVAMSQKLCVLLVVGSYAWGVACSLILTCSAINLSFHGFNTINHFFCEFSSLLSLSCSDTHINHLLLFIFATFNEVSTLLIILTSYVFIVVTILKMHSASGRRKAFSTCASHLTAITIFHGTILFLYCVPNSKNSRHTVKVASVFYTVVIPMLNPLIYSLRNKDVKETVSKILDTKVSSY comes from the coding sequence atgctaCTATCAGACAGAAATAAAAGTGAGGCAACATTCATCCTCTTGGGTTTCTCAGACTACCCGGAACTGCAAGGCCCATTCTTCATGATCTTTCTCATCATCTATACTATCACTGTGGTTGGGAATATTGGCATGATCTTCATAATCAAAATTAACCCCAAATTGCACACCCCTATGTACTTTTTCCTCAGCCACCTCTCCTTTGTGGATTTCTGCTACTCCTCCATTGTTGCTCCCAAGATGCTCATGAACCTAGTTGTAAAAGACAGAAGCACTTCTTTTGTAGGATGTCTGAtacaatttttcttcttttgtacttTTGTGGTAACTGAGTCGTTTTTATTAGGGGTGATGGCTTATGACCGGTTTGTGGCCATCTGCAACCCACTGCTCTATACTGTGGCCATGTCACAGAAGCTGTGTGTCTTGCTGGTGGTGGGGTCTTATGCATGGGGTGTAGCATGCTCCTTGATTCTGACGTGCTCTGCTATCAACTTATCTTTCCATGGTTTCAATACCATCAATcattttttctgtgagttctcaTCTCTGCTCTCACTTTCATGCTCTGACACTCATATCAACCATTTGCTGCTTTTCATTTTTGCCACTTTTAATGAAGTCAGCACCCTCCTCATCATTCTCACGTCCTATGTGTTCATCGTCGTTACCATCCTCAAGATGCATTCCGCCAGTGGGCGTCGCAAAGCCTTCTCCACCTGCGCCTCCCACCTGACCGCCATCACCATCTTCCACGGCACCATCCTGTTCCTGTACTGTGTGCCCAACTCCAAGAACTCTAGGCACACAGTCAAAGTGGCATCTGTGTTCTACACAGTGGTGATACCCATGTTGAACCCTCTGATCTACAGTCTCAGGAATAAGGATGTCAAAGAAACAGTGAGCAAAATACTAGACACTAAAGTCTCTTCTTATTAA